The genomic window CCGCGCACGCGCCACCAGCTTGTAGACCATGGAGCACGTGGGGTGGCCGCTGCCGGTGACCAGCTGCGTCCCCACGCCGTAGGCGTCGACCGGCGCGGCGGCCAGTGAGGCGATGGCGTACTCGTCCAGGTCGGAGGTCACCACGATCTTCGTCTCCGTGGCCCCCAGCTCGTCGAGCTGCTGCCGGACGCGGTGAGCGACGAGCAGCAGGTCGCCCGAGTCGATGCGCACGGCGCCGAGCTCCGGCCCCGCGACCTCCACCGCCGTGCGCACGGCCTCGGCCACGTCGTAGGTGTCCACCAGCAGCGAGGTGCCCCGGCCCAGTGAGTCCACCTGTGCCTGGAAGGCGTCGCGCTCACTGTCGTGCAGCAGGGTGAAGGCGTGCGCGCTCGTCCCGACGGTCGGAATGTTGTAGCGGAAGCCCGTCGCGAGGTCCGAGGTGGTGTGGAAGCCGCCGACGTACGCGGCGCGGGCCGCCGCCACCGCCGACAGCTCGTGCGTGCGCCGGGCGCCCATCTCGATGAGCCGCCGGCCGCTCGCCGCGGCCGACATCCGGGACGCGGCCGCCGCGATCGCCGAGTCGTGGTTCAGGATCGACAGGATCACGGTCTCCAGCAGCACGCACTCGGCGAAGGAGCCCTCGACCCGCAGGAGCGGCGAGCCCGGGAAGTACACCTCGCCCTCCGGGTAGCCCCAGATGTCGCCGCTGAAGCGGTAGTCGGCCAGCCAGTCGACGGTGGCCGCGTCCACGATCTTCTGGTCGCGCAGGAAGGCGAGCATCTCCTCGTCGAAGTGGAAGTTCTCCACCGCGTCCAGTACGCGTCCGGTTCCCGCCACCACGCCGTAGCGGCGGCCCTCGGGGAGGCGCCGGGTGAAGGCCTCGAAGACGGAGCGCCGGTCCGCGGTGCCCGCCTTCAGTGCGGCCTGCACCATGGTGAGCTCGTACTGGTCGGTGAAGAGCGCGGTCGACGGCACACCGACCCGTCGCCCAAGGTCCGCTGAGTTCATGCCGGGGATGCTACTCCCTATTCGTCAAAGTGACGAGATGGGGGCGCCGTTTGTGCGCCTGCCCCTCCCTGGTGGCAGCATGGGGTAGGTGAGCGTTGCTGCCCCCGTAGAGATCGAACGTCCCGAATCGGCCGAGGAGACCTTCGCCGTCCCCGAGCCCGACGTCCCCTGGGTGACGCTGGTGCACAACGACCCGGTGAACCTCATGAGCTACGTGACCTACGTCTTCCAGGCCTACTTCGGCTACTCGAAGGACAAGGCGCACAAGCTGATGCTCGACGTCCACCAGAAGGGCCGCGCGGTCGTCTCCAGCGGAAGCCGCGAAGAGATGGAACGCGACGTACAGGCCATGCACGGCTATGGGCTCTGGGCCACCCTGACCCAGGACCGGAACTGACCCGTCGCCCCCTTCCCCCTCCGCCCGACCCACT from Streptomyces sp. NBC_01341 includes these protein-coding regions:
- a CDS encoding nicotinate phosphoribosyltransferase; the encoded protein is MNSADLGRRVGVPSTALFTDQYELTMVQAALKAGTADRRSVFEAFTRRLPEGRRYGVVAGTGRVLDAVENFHFDEEMLAFLRDQKIVDAATVDWLADYRFSGDIWGYPEGEVYFPGSPLLRVEGSFAECVLLETVILSILNHDSAIAAAASRMSAAASGRRLIEMGARRTHELSAVAAARAAYVGGFHTTSDLATGFRYNIPTVGTSAHAFTLLHDSERDAFQAQVDSLGRGTSLLVDTYDVAEAVRTAVEVAGPELGAVRIDSGDLLLVAHRVRQQLDELGATETKIVVTSDLDEYAIASLAAAPVDAYGVGTQLVTGSGHPTCSMVYKLVARARSADQADPVLPVAKKSMGAKSSRGGRKWAARRLDEYGVAEAEVIGTGEVPDELADRQLLVELVRGGEVVAREPLEAARERHITARAGLPMSAMQLSRGEPVLPTEYV
- the clpS gene encoding ATP-dependent Clp protease adapter ClpS; this translates as MSVAAPVEIERPESAEETFAVPEPDVPWVTLVHNDPVNLMSYVTYVFQAYFGYSKDKAHKLMLDVHQKGRAVVSSGSREEMERDVQAMHGYGLWATLTQDRN